Proteins co-encoded in one Haloarcula pelagica genomic window:
- a CDS encoding multiprotein bridging factor aMBF1, producing the protein MVQCEMCGKEVSSPNRVKIEGAELDVCDECTDFGTEVKTEDSSSTSTKYSTSSSGSSGSSSSSQSSSSSSGGSSRRRDMFDEMDEVAQDYDQRIREARESSGMSQEDLARKLNEKASLIRKLERGDTLPTDEIQKKLERELGISLSEGGSSEETEWSSGSSQGSYTLGDVVERKD; encoded by the coding sequence ATGGTCCAGTGCGAGATGTGCGGCAAGGAGGTCTCGTCTCCGAACCGCGTCAAGATCGAGGGCGCTGAACTCGATGTCTGTGACGAGTGTACCGACTTCGGCACGGAGGTCAAAACCGAGGACAGCTCCTCGACATCGACGAAGTATTCGACATCCTCCAGCGGGTCGAGCGGGTCGTCCTCGTCCTCACAGTCGAGCTCGTCCAGTTCCGGCGGGTCGAGCCGTCGCCGCGACATGTTCGACGAGATGGACGAGGTGGCCCAGGACTACGACCAGCGGATCCGGGAGGCCCGCGAGTCAAGCGGGATGAGCCAGGAGGACCTCGCACGGAAGCTCAACGAGAAGGCAAGTCTCATCCGGAAACTCGAACGCGGCGACACGCTCCCGACCGACGAGATCCAGAAGAAACTCGAACGCGAACTGGGGATCTCGCTGAGCGAAGGCGGCAGTAGCGAGGAGACCGAGTGGTCGAGCGGTAGCAGCCAGGGGAGCTACACGCTCGGCGATGTCGTCGAACGCAAGGACTAG
- the tpiA gene encoding triose-phosphate isomerase — MFVLVNLKAYPCDPIEVATAAADVSDDSGVRVAVAPQAAHIESVAETGVETWAQHVSPVEHGSHTGSTLAEAVADAGAVGTLLNHSENRLKLADIDGSLDAADRVDLETIVCANNPAQIGAAAALGPDAVAVEPPELIGTGTPVSKADPDIVTGAVDAAARVDGDVDVLCGAGISTGEDLVSASDLGATGVLLASGVAKADDPRAALEDLVEPLV; from the coding sequence ATGTTCGTTCTGGTCAATCTGAAGGCGTATCCGTGCGATCCGATCGAGGTAGCGACCGCCGCAGCCGACGTGAGCGACGACTCCGGCGTCCGCGTCGCGGTCGCACCCCAGGCGGCCCACATCGAGTCGGTCGCCGAGACGGGCGTCGAGACGTGGGCACAGCACGTCAGCCCCGTCGAGCACGGCAGCCACACCGGGAGTACGCTGGCCGAGGCGGTCGCCGACGCCGGCGCCGTCGGCACGCTGTTGAACCACTCCGAGAACCGACTCAAACTCGCCGACATCGACGGCTCCCTGGACGCCGCCGATCGGGTCGACCTGGAGACGATCGTCTGTGCCAACAACCCCGCACAGATCGGTGCCGCCGCGGCGCTCGGCCCGGACGCCGTCGCCGTCGAGCCGCCGGAACTCATCGGCACCGGGACGCCGGTCAGCAAGGCCGACCCCGACATCGTCACCGGTGCCGTCGACGCGGCCGCACGGGTCGACGGCGACGTGGACGTGCTGTGTGGCGCGGGTATCTCTACCGGGGAAGACCTCGTCTCCGCGAGCGATCTGGGCGCGACCGGCGTCCTGCTGGCGAGCGGTGTCGCGAAGGCCGACGACCCCCGTGCCGCGCTAGAAGACCTCGTCGAGCCGCTGGTCTGA
- a CDS encoding response regulator yields MNRGSGGPPTVLIVEDEQHLADLYTDYLAAAEYDVVTAYGGEEALERLDREPDIVLLDRRMPVVSGNEVLAEIEDRNFPCRIAMVTAVNPDFEIIDMGVDDYIVKPVTRGELIEVVERLEMISDYNEQLRQLTTKKLKRNVLQLEKTESELRESDQYHRLQSEISDIETNVDSLANELDVEEEDLRL; encoded by the coding sequence GTGAACCGTGGCTCCGGGGGACCACCGACAGTCCTGATCGTCGAGGACGAACAGCATCTGGCAGACCTGTACACCGACTATCTCGCGGCGGCGGAGTACGACGTGGTGACGGCCTACGGCGGTGAAGAGGCGCTCGAACGCCTCGACCGCGAGCCCGACATCGTGCTTCTGGACCGGCGGATGCCCGTCGTCTCGGGCAACGAAGTCCTCGCCGAGATCGAGGACAGGAACTTCCCCTGCCGGATCGCGATGGTCACGGCGGTGAACCCCGACTTCGAGATCATCGATATGGGCGTCGACGACTACATCGTGAAACCGGTCACCCGCGGTGAGCTGATCGAAGTCGTCGAACGGCTGGAGATGATTTCGGACTACAACGAGCAGCTCCGGCAACTGACGACGAAGAAACTCAAGCGCAACGTCTTACAACTGGAGAAGACCGAATCGGAACTCCGCGAGAGCGACCAGTACCACCGGCTCCAGTCGGAGATCAGCGACATCGAGACGAACGTCGACTCGCTCGCGAACGAACTCGACGTAGAAGAGGAAGACCTCAGACTCTAG
- a CDS encoding CDP-alcohol phosphatidyltransferase family protein — MTLDRFRPLADRALGPFVSAARMTGLSPDGVSVIAFLLAVGAGGAYGVAARDPLLYVLGAFLVLGNGWLDLVDGALARELDVASSGGDLLDHVLDRYADIAIIVGLAAGIGQWALGIAAVTGVLMTSYLGTQAEAVGLDRVYGGLLGRADRLALVGVVTGVVAFVQPEVAGLSLVGWLLVVFALVGHLTAVQRFYHSMRALD; from the coding sequence TTCGTCAGCGCCGCCCGCATGACCGGGCTCTCTCCCGACGGCGTGAGCGTCATCGCCTTCCTGCTGGCTGTCGGTGCCGGCGGCGCCTACGGCGTGGCGGCACGGGACCCGCTGCTGTACGTCCTCGGTGCCTTTCTGGTCCTGGGGAACGGCTGGCTCGACCTCGTCGACGGCGCGCTCGCCCGGGAACTCGACGTTGCCTCCTCGGGTGGTGACCTGCTCGATCACGTCCTCGACAGGTACGCCGATATCGCGATCATCGTCGGCCTGGCCGCGGGGATCGGCCAGTGGGCGCTCGGCATCGCCGCCGTCACGGGCGTGTTGATGACCTCGTACCTCGGCACCCAGGCCGAAGCCGTCGGCCTGGATCGGGTGTACGGCGGCCTGCTCGGCCGGGCCGACCGGCTGGCGCTCGTCGGCGTCGTCACCGGCGTGGTCGCGTTCGTCCAGCCCGAGGTCGCGGGGCTCTCGCTCGTCGGCTGGCTGCTGGTCGTCTTCGCCCTGGTGGGTCATCTCACCGCCGTCCAGCGGTTCTATCACTCGATGCGCGCGCTGGACTGA